In Arthrobacter sp. QXT-31, one genomic interval encodes:
- the infC gene encoding translation initiation factor IF-3, which translates to MRLVGPAGEQVGIVRIEDALRLAAESDLDLVEVAPQAKPPVCKLMDFGKYKYEAAVKAREARKNQTNTVLKEIRFRLKIDTHDYETKRGHALRFLGAGDKVKAMIQFRGREQQRPEMGLRLLQRFAEDVAEVGVVESSPRIDGRNMVMVIGPLKNKAEAKAEARRASQRAEAKAQNEAKAAARVDVSGKDQAPMTQSLGDLLPEGFKVSADTAAEAPAEPAQEAPAAEAPAAEAAAPEAATPAEAPAPKAAAPAAAAPAEAPAPKAAAPAEPAAPAAAKAPAPKAPQAETPAPAAPKPAAVPAPPKPVARPAAPKPVARPAAPRPTPKPAGKKTN; encoded by the coding sequence GTGCGGCTGGTCGGCCCTGCCGGCGAACAGGTAGGGATCGTCCGCATCGAGGATGCCCTGCGTCTGGCTGCCGAGTCCGACCTGGATCTCGTTGAAGTTGCACCGCAGGCCAAGCCTCCGGTGTGCAAGCTGATGGACTTCGGCAAGTACAAGTACGAAGCCGCAGTCAAGGCCCGTGAGGCCCGGAAGAACCAGACGAACACGGTTCTGAAGGAAATCCGGTTCCGCCTGAAGATCGACACCCACGACTACGAGACCAAGCGCGGCCACGCCCTGCGGTTCCTCGGAGCCGGGGACAAGGTCAAGGCCATGATCCAGTTCCGCGGACGCGAGCAGCAGCGTCCCGAAATGGGCCTGCGCCTCCTGCAGCGTTTCGCTGAGGATGTTGCTGAAGTCGGTGTCGTGGAGTCAAGCCCGCGCATCGACGGCCGCAACATGGTGATGGTCATCGGTCCGCTGAAGAACAAGGCCGAGGCGAAGGCCGAGGCCCGCCGCGCATCCCAGCGTGCCGAGGCCAAGGCCCAGAACGAAGCCAAGGCCGCCGCCCGCGTGGACGTTTCCGGCAAGGACCAGGCACCGATGACGCAGTCGCTGGGTGACCTCCTGCCGGAGGGTTTCAAGGTTTCTGCGGACACCGCCGCCGAGGCGCCGGCTGAGCCGGCCCAGGAAGCTCCGGCTGCGGAGGCCCCGGCCGCCGAAGCCGCGGCACCCGAAGCTGCGACGCCTGCCGAGGCGCCCGCGCCAAAGGCTGCTGCACCCGCCGCTGCTGCACCCGCCGAGGCGCCTGCGCCGAAGGCTGCAGCTCCCGCGGAGCCCGCCGCCCCGGCTGCCGCCAAGGCGCCTGCGCCGAAGGCTCCCCAGGCCGAAACGCCTGCCCCGGCAGCGCCGAAGCCCGCGGCCGTGCCTGCCCCGCCGAAGCCTGTGGCCCGGCCCGCAGCGCCGAAACCGGTGGCACGTCCTGCGGCACCGCGGCCCACGCCGAAGCCGGCAGGCAAGAAGACCAACTAG
- a CDS encoding GlsB/YeaQ/YmgE family stress response membrane protein → MGFLAWIILGLIVGAIVKAVMPGRVGGGWVTSLVLGVVGAIVGGWIGSLLFGKGDLAFFDLGTWILAIIGGLVVAGIYGAITGRNRTTRAP, encoded by the coding sequence ATGGGTTTTCTTGCTTGGATTATTCTCGGCCTGATCGTAGGCGCAATTGTTAAAGCCGTCATGCCCGGCCGGGTCGGCGGCGGATGGGTCACCAGCCTGGTTCTGGGCGTTGTTGGCGCCATCGTTGGCGGCTGGATCGGCAGCCTTCTCTTCGGCAAGGGCGACCTTGCGTTCTTTGACCTTGGCACCTGGATCCTCGCCATCATCGGCGGCCTCGTAGTCGCGGGTATCTACGGCGCAATCACCGGCCGCAACCGGACCACCCGCGCGCCATAA
- the rplT gene encoding 50S ribosomal protein L20 — protein sequence MARVKRAVNAHKKRRVVLERAKGYRGQRSRLYRKAKEQLLHSFVYSYGDRKKKKGDFRRLWIQRINAASRANGLTYNRLIQGLKAAEVEVDRRMLAELAVSDANAFAALVQVAKDSLPADTSAPAAKAEAAPKAKATRARAAKPAAAAAE from the coding sequence GTGGCACGTGTGAAGCGGGCGGTAAATGCCCACAAGAAGCGCCGGGTTGTCCTCGAACGCGCCAAAGGTTACCGTGGGCAGCGCTCACGCCTGTACCGCAAGGCAAAAGAACAGCTGCTGCACTCGTTTGTGTACAGCTACGGCGACCGCAAGAAGAAGAAGGGCGACTTCCGCCGCCTGTGGATCCAGCGCATCAACGCTGCATCCCGCGCCAACGGCCTGACCTACAACCGCCTGATCCAGGGCCTGAAGGCCGCTGAGGTTGAGGTTGACCGCCGTATGCTGGCCGAGCTCGCCGTTTCCGACGCCAACGCTTTCGCTGCGCTGGTCCAGGTTGCCAAGGACTCCTTGCCCGCAGACACCTCCGCTCCGGCCGCCAAGGCCGAGGCTGCACCGAAGGCCAAGGCTACGCGCGCACGCGCTGCGAAGCCGGCTGCTGCAGCTGCCGAGTAA
- a CDS encoding DUF1844 domain-containing protein encodes MSTPDSNSHVYRAPGAGDDVTQQIRDISEVPAIEVITTAAVHLMSASAVKLGLAAEENAAELKDLDEARKLITALAGLVTAAAPEIGSQHAGPLRDGLRSLQLAFREESIIPDPPGKGPGEKFTGAVN; translated from the coding sequence ATGAGCACTCCCGACAGCAATTCACACGTCTACCGGGCGCCCGGCGCCGGGGACGACGTCACGCAGCAAATCCGCGACATCTCCGAGGTTCCCGCGATCGAGGTCATCACCACGGCCGCCGTGCACCTCATGAGTGCGTCCGCCGTCAAGCTTGGCCTGGCCGCTGAGGAGAACGCCGCAGAGCTGAAGGACCTGGATGAGGCCCGCAAGCTCATCACCGCCCTCGCCGGCCTGGTGACGGCAGCCGCCCCGGAGATCGGCTCGCAGCACGCCGGTCCGTTGCGCGATGGCCTGCGGTCCCTGCAGCTTGCCTTCCGCGAGGAGTCCATCATCCCGGATCCTCCGGGCAAGGGCCCCGGTGAGAAGTTCACCGGAGCAGTGAACTAA
- a CDS encoding SseB family protein: MPPAAPGVQARRLPGHIEAALAGAGGATDSAGQPWAGRSLAGEDAKIHNFEDDDGTADAGYLAAVSALVAGEGDEAAVVASLATARVFVPVVAQLAEEAEGAHGVHADKQADMALVTLKAPDGRLAMPVFTSAAALAAWHPEARPVAVYAARAALSAVSEGAELLVVDPGSEVTFVVRRPGVWALAQQREWVPSYLDTELAAVLRAGAEGKPAVRGLDVLPGGGVGTATASGRRIDGGGSGPELRVVLYLEDGLDAAAVQELVARLQSEWSRNVLFGERVDSIEVKLRRAAQ; encoded by the coding sequence CTGCCCCCTGCCGCCCCGGGCGTACAGGCACGCCGGCTGCCCGGCCATATCGAGGCCGCCCTCGCCGGGGCGGGTGGCGCCACTGATTCCGCAGGCCAGCCCTGGGCCGGGCGCAGCCTTGCCGGCGAAGACGCCAAGATCCACAACTTCGAGGACGACGACGGAACGGCCGACGCCGGTTATCTCGCCGCAGTCTCTGCTCTCGTTGCAGGCGAGGGCGATGAGGCCGCGGTAGTGGCTTCGCTCGCCACCGCCCGCGTCTTTGTCCCCGTCGTCGCCCAGCTGGCGGAGGAAGCCGAGGGCGCGCACGGCGTGCACGCCGACAAACAGGCGGACATGGCGCTGGTGACTCTAAAGGCGCCGGACGGCCGTCTTGCGATGCCCGTGTTTACGTCGGCAGCAGCCCTGGCGGCCTGGCACCCGGAGGCGCGCCCCGTGGCTGTCTATGCCGCGAGGGCAGCCCTGTCCGCCGTTTCCGAAGGGGCGGAGCTGCTGGTCGTGGACCCTGGCTCCGAGGTGACCTTCGTGGTCCGTCGTCCGGGCGTCTGGGCCCTCGCGCAGCAGCGGGAGTGGGTGCCCTCCTACCTGGACACCGAGCTCGCCGCAGTGCTGCGGGCGGGAGCCGAAGGCAAGCCTGCGGTCCGCGGACTCGACGTCCTTCCCGGCGGGGGAGTGGGCACCGCCACTGCATCCGGCCGCCGTATCGACGGCGGCGGATCCGGACCGGAACTGCGGGTGGTGCTTTACCTTGAGGACGGTCTCGATGCGGCTGCGGTCCAGGAGCTTGTTGCCCGACTCCAGTCGGAGTGGAGCCGGAATGTATTGTTTGGTGAGCGCGTTGATTCGATCGAAGTCAAGCTAAGGCGCGCCGCGCAGTAG
- the rpmI gene encoding 50S ribosomal protein L35 has translation MPKMKTHSGAKKRFKLTGTGKLRRQQANRRHYLEHKSTRLTRRLAGDKIVFKGDAKVIRKMLGI, from the coding sequence ATGCCGAAGATGAAAACCCACAGTGGTGCTAAGAAGCGCTTCAAGCTGACCGGTACCGGCAAGCTGCGCCGCCAGCAGGCCAACCGCCGCCACTACCTGGAGCACAAGTCCACCCGCCTGACCCGCCGCCTCGCCGGTGACAAAATCGTCTTCAAGGGCGACGCCAAGGTCATCCGGAAGATGCTCGGCATCTAG
- a CDS encoding Rv2578c family radical SAM protein, translating to MRWDAQALNPAQQEMPGTAPLLPLAGLVRSVSTPEFAGVTFHEVTAKSVLNKVPAGSRMPFEWTVNPYRGCSHACVYCFARKTHTYLDFDAGLDFDSQVVVKINAAEVLRKELAKPSWQREHVALGTNTDPYQRAEGRYRLMPGIIGALADSGTPLSILTKGTLLARDIPLLKHAAAQVPVGIGISLAMTDEHLSEAIEPGTPGPRARLKLVSRLREAGLPCGVMAMPILPWLSDSDEALDSLFASLAAAGATGVTAGALYLKPGTREWFMQWIAARHPELVGRYRRLYGTGSYASKEYRTWLAGRVRFFKARHGLAGSHGFSHRDIDGSKTGHQQTGSAPAEGPLADATLADDPRGEEAAYPEGSLPQRRSGQHGQLGVTRMSQPTLF from the coding sequence ATGAGATGGGACGCGCAGGCACTCAACCCGGCACAGCAGGAAATGCCCGGAACTGCACCGCTGCTGCCCTTGGCGGGGCTGGTGCGGTCGGTGTCCACCCCTGAGTTTGCCGGCGTCACCTTTCACGAGGTCACCGCCAAATCGGTGCTCAACAAGGTGCCCGCCGGTTCCCGGATGCCGTTCGAATGGACCGTGAACCCCTACCGGGGCTGCAGCCACGCGTGCGTTTACTGCTTCGCCCGCAAGACCCACACCTACCTGGACTTCGACGCCGGGCTTGATTTCGACAGCCAGGTGGTGGTGAAGATCAACGCCGCCGAAGTACTGCGCAAGGAGCTGGCCAAGCCATCCTGGCAGCGGGAGCATGTAGCACTGGGCACCAACACAGACCCGTACCAGCGTGCCGAGGGCCGGTACCGGCTGATGCCTGGCATCATCGGCGCCCTTGCCGACTCCGGCACCCCGCTGTCCATCCTGACCAAGGGAACTTTGCTGGCGCGTGACATCCCGCTCCTCAAGCATGCCGCGGCACAGGTTCCGGTGGGCATCGGAATCTCGCTCGCCATGACGGACGAGCACCTCTCCGAAGCAATCGAGCCGGGCACACCTGGTCCACGGGCCAGGCTCAAGCTCGTTTCCAGGCTCCGGGAAGCCGGGCTGCCCTGCGGGGTGATGGCCATGCCCATCCTGCCGTGGCTCTCTGACAGCGACGAGGCACTGGACTCCCTGTTCGCCTCACTGGCGGCCGCTGGTGCCACCGGTGTCACCGCCGGTGCCCTGTATCTCAAGCCCGGCACCAGGGAATGGTTCATGCAGTGGATCGCTGCCCGGCATCCGGAACTGGTGGGCCGCTACCGCCGGCTGTACGGCACGGGCTCGTACGCCTCAAAGGAATACCGCACCTGGTTGGCTGGCAGGGTCCGCTTCTTCAAAGCCCGGCACGGACTGGCCGGCTCGCACGGGTTCAGCCACCGGGACATCGACGGTTCCAAAACCGGGCACCAGCAGACCGGCTCTGCCCCGGCAGAAGGACCACTGGCCGACGCCACGCTGGCTGATGACCCGCGCGGTGAGGAAGCCGCCTACCCCGAAGGAAGCCTCCCGCAGCGGCGGTCGGGGCAGCATGGCCAGCTCGGTGTGACCCGGATGTCGCAGCCCACGCTGTTCTGA
- a CDS encoding TrmH family RNA methyltransferase codes for MNETGRPQDFPLSNPRADRVRDVAKLAGRPARLRRRQFLAEGPQAVREALVLHGKRIAAGQPGIVREVYASEACLDRYPEFEELAVGTTARLATDDVLASMADTVTPQGIVAVCDFVDVALADVLDAGPRLIAVLCQVRDPGNAGTVLRAADAAGADAVILTGSSVDIYNPKAVRSTAGSLFHLPVVPGADVAELVALCKARGIGVLAADGYGKLNLDRLQDENAARRLGASTAGSDYALENPTAWLFGNEAQGLSDDELALADHRVAVPVYGAAESLNLGTAATVCLYASARSQQPT; via the coding sequence ATGAACGAAACCGGGCGCCCGCAAGACTTTCCACTCTCCAATCCCCGAGCAGATCGGGTGAGGGACGTGGCAAAGCTTGCAGGGCGCCCGGCCCGTTTAAGGCGCCGGCAGTTCCTGGCCGAGGGCCCGCAGGCAGTCCGTGAGGCCCTGGTGCTGCACGGCAAGCGGATCGCCGCCGGACAGCCCGGCATAGTCCGCGAGGTGTATGCCAGCGAGGCCTGCCTGGACCGTTACCCGGAGTTCGAGGAACTGGCCGTGGGAACCACTGCCCGGCTCGCCACCGATGACGTCCTGGCCTCCATGGCGGACACCGTCACCCCGCAGGGGATCGTCGCGGTATGCGATTTCGTGGACGTCGCCCTGGCGGACGTGCTCGACGCCGGTCCACGGCTGATCGCCGTGCTTTGCCAGGTCCGGGACCCGGGCAACGCCGGCACCGTGCTCCGGGCCGCCGACGCCGCCGGCGCCGATGCCGTCATCCTGACCGGATCCAGTGTGGACATCTACAACCCCAAGGCGGTCCGCTCGACGGCCGGCTCCCTGTTTCACCTCCCGGTGGTCCCCGGTGCCGACGTCGCTGAACTGGTGGCGCTGTGCAAAGCCCGGGGGATCGGGGTACTCGCCGCGGACGGTTACGGGAAACTTAATCTGGACCGGCTGCAGGACGAGAACGCGGCGCGCAGGCTTGGTGCATCCACCGCCGGCTCAGACTACGCCCTGGAGAATCCCACGGCATGGCTTTTCGGCAACGAAGCGCAGGGGCTGTCCGACGACGAGCTGGCGCTGGCAGACCATCGCGTGGCAGTGCCCGTGTACGGCGCTGCGGAGAGCCTTAATCTGGGGACGGCCGCCACGGTCTGCCTCTATGCCAGTGCGAGGTCCCAGCAGCCCACGTAG
- a CDS encoding MFS transporter has translation MNFTLYRELLAVRPIRRLLAVGMIARIPHSAAGVLLTLHIVLTLGEGYAAAGTAAAVMTIGIALGAPWRGRRVDTAGLRKALIPSVISETVIWSIVPHVSYQWLLPLVFVGGLLTLPIFSVVRQSLGVLADGDQRRTAFALDSVTTEMVFMFGPAVGAVVATSGHSALGLTAVGVSTSLAGLFLMWFNPPTRSADRSAACEADEQEAAEVAVVAAAPAHLQEAASDLGPAAAGTRRRGVLRGRVARSLGWFTAAVAAVFAVAAGAGMVLSGTDVGIVAALETGGRQGEIGLVFFFWCAASVVGGLVYGAMHRPVSPILLLLAMAALTIPMGFATDTLTLSLLSVLPGLLCAPVLSAASETVTELVDEDRRGEAMGWYGSALTAGVALGAPVAGLFIDGVGPSGGFVSVGVAGVLLCVVGLVLQRLRRAATAS, from the coding sequence GTGAATTTCACCCTGTACCGGGAGCTGCTGGCCGTCCGGCCCATCCGCCGGCTCCTGGCCGTCGGCATGATTGCCCGCATTCCCCATTCGGCGGCAGGTGTCCTGCTGACTCTGCACATCGTCCTGACCCTCGGTGAGGGCTACGCGGCTGCGGGAACGGCGGCGGCCGTGATGACCATCGGCATTGCGCTCGGTGCTCCGTGGCGAGGCCGCCGCGTGGATACCGCAGGCCTGCGGAAGGCGCTGATACCTTCGGTCATTTCGGAAACCGTCATTTGGTCCATCGTGCCGCACGTCTCCTACCAGTGGCTGCTGCCCCTCGTGTTTGTCGGGGGCCTCCTGACGCTTCCCATCTTTAGCGTGGTGCGGCAGTCCCTGGGGGTCCTGGCGGACGGCGACCAGCGCAGGACCGCCTTCGCGCTGGATTCAGTTACCACCGAGATGGTGTTCATGTTCGGGCCGGCTGTCGGTGCTGTGGTGGCCACGAGCGGCCATTCCGCGCTGGGGCTGACCGCCGTCGGCGTCTCGACGTCGCTGGCCGGGCTTTTTCTCATGTGGTTCAACCCGCCCACCCGCAGTGCCGACCGTTCGGCGGCCTGCGAAGCGGACGAGCAGGAGGCTGCCGAGGTTGCCGTCGTGGCTGCTGCGCCCGCACATCTGCAGGAGGCTGCTTCAGACCTCGGTCCGGCGGCTGCGGGCACCAGGCGGCGGGGAGTCCTCAGGGGCAGGGTGGCCCGTAGCCTCGGCTGGTTCACCGCTGCGGTAGCCGCGGTGTTCGCCGTTGCTGCCGGCGCGGGCATGGTGCTCAGCGGCACCGACGTCGGCATCGTGGCCGCATTGGAGACCGGCGGCCGTCAGGGCGAAATCGGCCTGGTGTTCTTCTTCTGGTGCGCCGCGTCGGTGGTGGGCGGCCTCGTGTACGGTGCCATGCACCGGCCCGTCTCGCCGATCCTGCTGCTGCTGGCGATGGCGGCGCTGACTATCCCCATGGGCTTCGCCACCGATACCCTGACCCTGAGCCTGCTGTCCGTGCTGCCGGGTCTCCTCTGTGCGCCTGTCCTTTCGGCTGCCTCCGAGACGGTGACGGAACTTGTCGACGAGGACAGGCGCGGCGAGGCGATGGGCTGGTACGGGTCGGCGCTGACGGCCGGTGTTGCGCTGGGTGCTCCGGTGGCGGGACTCTTCATTGACGGCGTCGGACCGTCGGGCGGCTTCGTGTCCGTCGGTGTGGCTGGCGTGCTGCTGTGCGTTGTGGGCCTTGTCCTGCAGCGGCTTCGCCGGGCCGCCACTGCATCCTGA
- the hisB gene encoding imidazoleglycerol-phosphate dehydratase HisB, with translation MSDTGIKAAEARTARMERETSESSVLVEINLDGTGVSDISTSVPFYDHMLTALCKHSLIDMTVKATGDTHVDVHHTVEDVAITFGEVLRTALGNKAGIRRFGEATVPLDEALAHAVVDVSGRPYLVHGGEPAGQEYHLIGGHFTGSLTRHVFEAITLHAGICLHMNVIAGRDPHHIVEAQFKAFARALRAAVEPDPRVEGIPSTKGAL, from the coding sequence ATGAGCGACACCGGAATCAAGGCTGCCGAGGCCCGGACTGCCCGCATGGAGCGCGAGACCAGCGAATCCTCCGTGCTGGTGGAGATCAACCTCGACGGCACCGGAGTGTCGGACATCAGCACCTCGGTCCCCTTCTATGACCACATGCTGACCGCGCTGTGCAAGCACTCACTGATCGACATGACCGTCAAGGCCACCGGCGACACCCACGTTGACGTGCACCACACCGTCGAGGACGTGGCCATCACCTTCGGCGAGGTCCTGCGCACCGCCCTGGGCAATAAGGCGGGCATCCGCCGCTTCGGTGAGGCCACCGTGCCCTTGGATGAAGCCCTGGCACACGCCGTGGTCGACGTCTCCGGCCGGCCCTACCTGGTGCACGGCGGCGAGCCCGCCGGGCAGGAATACCACCTGATCGGCGGGCACTTCACGGGATCGCTGACCCGGCACGTGTTCGAGGCAATCACGCTGCACGCCGGCATCTGCCTGCATATGAACGTCATCGCCGGCCGCGATCCGCACCACATCGTCGAAGCCCAGTTCAAGGCCTTCGCCCGGGCGCTCCGCGCCGCAGTCGAGCCGGATCCCCGCGTCGAGGGCATCCCGTCCACCAAGGGGGCACTGTGA
- a CDS encoding MFS transporter, with protein MTSTVQAPRTPKTATRIGPAILALAMGGFGIGVTEFAMMGLLKEVEAGLRIGTPEAGHLISAYALGVVVGAPVLAAVGAKLPRKFLALGLMLFFSVANLSSFIAPDYASMLASRFAAGLPHGAFFGVAAVIAASLVAPTRRGWAISMVMAGLTVANVVGVPFATWLGQTFGWRLLFVLVGVLGLVTLALIWKFVPFQPAHAEASIRRELGALRRAQVWLAILIGIVGFGGFFATYTYIAHTMTSVAGIPTALLPLVVALYGLGMVAGNIVGGRIADKSVMGTIYRVLPGIAVALVVYAVAVHWAWAAFIMVFVVGGAGSMLVPALQTRLLDASPDAPSLASSLNHAALNVANALGAFLGGVVIAWGWGYVAPALVGAVLAILGLIVALLSGLLERKRPLAP; from the coding sequence ATGACTTCCACTGTCCAGGCTCCCCGCACGCCCAAAACCGCCACCCGCATCGGTCCCGCCATCCTGGCACTGGCCATGGGCGGTTTTGGGATCGGCGTCACCGAATTCGCCATGATGGGCCTGCTCAAGGAGGTCGAAGCCGGACTCCGGATCGGCACTCCCGAGGCCGGCCACCTCATCTCGGCCTACGCCCTCGGCGTGGTCGTCGGCGCTCCCGTGCTTGCCGCCGTCGGGGCCAAGTTGCCGCGCAAGTTCCTCGCGCTGGGCCTGATGCTGTTCTTCAGCGTCGCCAACCTGTCCTCGTTCATCGCGCCAGATTACGCGAGCATGCTGGCCTCCCGGTTCGCCGCCGGACTGCCGCATGGGGCGTTCTTCGGGGTGGCGGCCGTGATTGCCGCGTCGCTTGTGGCACCGACCAGGCGGGGCTGGGCCATTTCCATGGTGATGGCGGGCCTCACCGTGGCCAACGTGGTGGGCGTTCCCTTCGCCACGTGGCTTGGGCAGACCTTTGGCTGGCGGCTGCTCTTTGTCCTGGTGGGAGTGCTGGGTTTGGTAACCCTGGCGCTCATCTGGAAATTCGTCCCGTTCCAGCCGGCGCATGCTGAGGCGAGCATCCGCAGGGAGCTCGGCGCCCTCCGGCGGGCACAGGTCTGGCTTGCAATCCTGATAGGCATTGTTGGTTTTGGCGGCTTCTTCGCCACCTACACCTATATCGCCCACACCATGACCTCCGTGGCCGGTATTCCCACCGCCCTGCTGCCGCTCGTGGTGGCTCTGTACGGCCTGGGCATGGTGGCAGGCAACATTGTCGGTGGCCGGATCGCGGACAAGTCCGTCATGGGGACCATCTACCGGGTGCTGCCGGGAATCGCCGTCGCCCTCGTGGTGTACGCTGTGGCCGTGCACTGGGCGTGGGCGGCCTTCATCATGGTGTTCGTCGTGGGCGGCGCCGGGTCCATGCTCGTCCCGGCCCTGCAGACCCGGCTGCTGGACGCGTCTCCCGATGCGCCGTCGCTGGCATCCTCGCTTAACCACGCGGCACTAAACGTGGCCAACGCCCTGGGCGCTTTCCTCGGCGGCGTCGTGATCGCCTGGGGCTGGGGTTACGTTGCCCCCGCCCTGGTGGGTGCCGTGCTGGCCATCCTCGGCCTCATAGTGGCCCTGCTCAGCGGCCTGCTGGAACGCAAAAGGCCGCTGGCTCCGTAA
- the priA gene encoding bifunctional 1-(5-phosphoribosyl)-5-((5-phosphoribosylamino)methylideneamino)imidazole-4-carboxamide isomerase/phosphoribosylanthranilate isomerase PriA, whose product MTSQNELPVLELLPAVDVVNGQAVRLVQGEAGSETSYGTPLEAALNWQQQGAEWVHLVDLDAAFGRGSNADLLREVVGRLDIKVELSGGLRDDESLEKALDLGVARVNLGTAALENPEWTARAIDRFGDRIAVGLDVRGTTLAGRGWTKEGGDLWDVLGRLEDAGCARYVVTDVTKDGTLQGPNVELLRQMVEKTGKPVVASGGISSLDDLKVLRSLVPLGVEGAIVGKALYAGAFTLPEALDVAGRR is encoded by the coding sequence ATGACCAGCCAAAACGAGCTGCCGGTACTTGAACTGCTGCCCGCCGTCGACGTCGTGAACGGCCAGGCCGTCCGCCTGGTCCAGGGCGAGGCCGGCAGCGAAACCAGCTACGGAACGCCGCTGGAGGCCGCACTCAACTGGCAGCAGCAGGGCGCGGAGTGGGTCCATCTGGTGGATCTGGACGCTGCCTTCGGCCGCGGCTCGAACGCGGACCTGCTGCGCGAAGTAGTGGGCCGGCTGGACATCAAGGTTGAGCTCTCCGGCGGCTTGCGCGACGACGAGTCGCTCGAGAAGGCGCTGGACCTGGGCGTCGCCCGGGTCAACCTCGGCACCGCCGCCCTGGAGAACCCGGAATGGACCGCGCGGGCCATCGACCGCTTCGGTGACCGGATCGCCGTCGGCCTGGACGTCCGCGGGACCACCCTCGCGGGACGTGGCTGGACCAAGGAAGGCGGTGACCTGTGGGACGTGCTGGGCCGCCTCGAAGACGCCGGCTGCGCCCGCTACGTGGTCACCGACGTCACCAAGGACGGCACGCTGCAGGGGCCGAACGTTGAGCTGCTGCGCCAGATGGTGGAGAAGACCGGCAAGCCCGTGGTGGCATCCGGCGGCATCTCGAGCCTTGATGACCTGAAGGTCCTGCGTTCCCTGGTGCCGCTCGGCGTCGAAGGTGCCATCGTCGGCAAGGCGCTGTACGCCGGCGCCTTCACCCTGCCCGAGGCCCTCGACGTCGCCGGACGCCGCTAA
- a CDS encoding (deoxy)nucleoside triphosphate pyrophosphohydrolase, which translates to MTELINVVGGAVLDSLSAPARLLVARRTAPPQFAGMWEFPGGKVETGESPENALHRELREELGIGVVLGAELEAPGPAGWPLNERAAMRVWFAEVADGDPRPLEDHDELRWISIHDRDEALSLPWIPADLPIVRALLDSVAAAATTAGSVDGN; encoded by the coding sequence GTGACTGAACTCATCAACGTCGTCGGCGGGGCCGTGCTCGATTCCCTGTCCGCTCCCGCCCGGCTTCTCGTGGCACGCCGGACTGCGCCGCCGCAGTTCGCCGGCATGTGGGAGTTCCCCGGCGGCAAGGTGGAAACCGGCGAATCTCCCGAAAACGCACTGCACCGGGAGCTTCGCGAGGAGCTCGGTATCGGCGTCGTCCTCGGGGCGGAGCTGGAAGCCCCGGGCCCGGCAGGCTGGCCCCTGAACGAGCGCGCGGCCATGCGGGTGTGGTTTGCGGAGGTGGCGGATGGCGACCCGCGCCCGCTCGAAGACCATGATGAACTCCGGTGGATCAGCATTCATGATCGTGACGAAGCTCTCAGCCTGCCCTGGATCCCGGCGGACCTGCCGATTGTCCGGGCGCTGCTGGACAGCGTCGCCGCCGCCGCGACCACCGCCGGGTCCGTCGACGGAAATTAA
- the hisH gene encoding imidazole glycerol phosphate synthase subunit HisH, which yields MTGKVLHEGAILDPSATLKPASPEGKPTVTVLDYGSGNVRSAVRALERAGAEVILSSKPEDVLNADGLVVPGVGAFETVMRELKAVDGIRMIGRRVAGGRPVLGICVGLQVLFEAGVEHGTEAEGMGEWPGKVELLPAEVVPHMGWNTVKVPEGSKLFDGVEGERFYFVHSYGVQNWDFDVIQPRMAPPLVTWSEHGAPFIAAVENGPLSATQFHPEKSGDAGARLLKNWVDGLRAAHSRQPADA from the coding sequence GTGACCGGAAAAGTACTGCACGAGGGCGCGATCCTCGATCCTTCCGCCACCCTGAAACCGGCCTCGCCGGAGGGCAAGCCCACCGTGACCGTCCTGGACTACGGCTCCGGCAACGTCCGGTCGGCCGTGCGTGCCCTGGAGCGCGCCGGCGCGGAAGTCATCCTGAGCTCCAAGCCCGAGGACGTACTGAACGCCGACGGCCTGGTCGTGCCCGGCGTCGGCGCCTTCGAAACGGTCATGCGCGAACTCAAGGCCGTGGACGGCATCCGCATGATCGGCCGCCGTGTCGCCGGCGGGCGTCCGGTGCTGGGCATCTGCGTGGGCCTTCAGGTGCTCTTCGAAGCCGGCGTTGAACACGGAACCGAAGCCGAAGGCATGGGGGAGTGGCCCGGCAAGGTGGAACTCCTCCCGGCCGAGGTGGTTCCGCACATGGGGTGGAACACCGTCAAAGTCCCCGAAGGCTCGAAGCTTTTCGACGGCGTCGAAGGTGAGCGCTTCTACTTCGTGCACTCCTACGGCGTCCAGAACTGGGATTTCGACGTCATCCAGCCCCGGATGGCCCCGCCGCTGGTCACGTGGTCCGAACACGGCGCGCCCTTCATCGCCGCCGTGGAGAACGGCCCCCTCAGCGCCACACAGTTCCACCCGGAAAAGTCCGGAGACGCCGGCGCGCGTCTGCTGAAGAACTGGGTCGACGGACTTCGCGCGGCGCATTCCCGGCAGCCGGCGGACGCCTGA